One Maniola jurtina chromosome 25, ilManJurt1.1, whole genome shotgun sequence DNA segment encodes these proteins:
- the LOC123877960 gene encoding uncharacterized protein LOC123877960 → MENYQIAPVKLYIQDIFRAKQTEENRYVYEMFNIKFKKVMIHGVVTSIYNKTAKTTNFELSDPTGCVQVYYDTEKNNFKLSEDTVKDLVKSFARKSQSGHDKILTMSSMLSSIEKKIKFPFDFESGSHVCVIGDIFVDNFKSSRMICAYSCKTTSVERDIVWLEELRYLYEKYYLKMQDGL, encoded by the coding sequence ATGGAGAACTATCAGATTGCTCCTGTAAAACTTTACATACAAGACATTTTTCGTGCAAAGCAGACTGAAGAAAACCGATACGTCTACGAAATGTTCaatataaagtttaaaaaagttaTGATACACGGTGTAGTGACTTCTATTTACAATAAAACAGCGAAAACTACGAATTTTGAGCTAAGTGACCCCACAGGTTGTGTGCAAGTATACTATGATACAGAGAAAAATAACTTCAAATTATCTGAAGACACTGTAAAAGACCTAGTGAAATCATTCGCGCGTAAATCCCAATCTGGACATGATAAAATACTCACAATGTCTTCAATGTTAAGttctatagaaaaaaaaattaaatttcctTTTGATTTTGAAAGCGGTTCACATGTTTGTGTTATCGGTGATATTTTTGTGGATAATTTCAAGAGTTCAAGAATGATCTGTGCTTATAGTTGTAAAACTACTTCTGTTGAAAGAGATATAGTGTGGTTAGAGGAACTTAggtatttgtatgaaaagtattatttaaagATGCAAGATggactataa
- the LOC123878133 gene encoding lactoylglutathione lyase — protein MASEGISPQEIEALCQTPSPSTKDFMFQQTMYRIKDPRQSIPFYTGVLGMTLLKQLHFPEMKFSLFFMGYENPSEVPQDEAQRTTWAMTRKATLELTYNWGTESDDSSYHNGNSDPRGFGHIGILVPDVDEACARFEQQGVKFIKRPQDGKMKGLAFIQDPDGYWIEIFTSKVVS, from the exons ATGGCTAGTGAAGGTATTTCGCCGCAGGAAATAGAGGCTTTATGCCAAACTCCAAGTCCTTCTACTAAG GACTTCATGTTCCAACAAACAATGTACAGAATCAAGGACCCTCGTCAATCCATTCCGTTCTACACTGGCGTCCTCGGAATGACATTACTGAAGCAACTACACTTCCCGGAAATGAAGTTCTCCCTATTCTTCATGGGCTACGAGAACCCATCTGAAGTTCCTCAGGATGAGGCTCAGAGGACGACCTGGGCTATGACCAGAAAAGCTACATTAGAATTAACATA TAACTGGGGTACAGAGAGTGATGACTCCAGCTACCACAACGGCAACTCTGACCCGCGAGGCTTCGGTCATATTGGCATACTAGTACCGGACGTAGATGAGGCTTGCGCTAG GTTCGAACAGCAAGGTGTGAAATTCATCAAACGTCCTCAGGATGGCAAAATGAAAGGTCTTGCTTTCATTCAAGACCCTGATGGCTATTGGATCGAAATATTCACCTCCAAAGTCGTTTCCTAA
- the LOC123878127 gene encoding uncharacterized protein LOC123878127 isoform X2, translating to MKVLGVFACICVLIAATSAQEPDEQLVGILEESDKVVGEGLEELATIDEDTGRRQARSAGRRSARGRRGIGTDLFGKNNVGNIIDKFAPVLTSLGSSVMEVVGGLRSIVSTFGSFIPLRRRQLQDEGELIAEFENLGDTVSEVLENMLLIDDGGGELEERRKARSAGRRSARGRRGIGTDLFGKNDVGNLIDKFAPIMKTLGSNLVHVVGGVSSIVSSIGQLIPLRRRQLQDDLSEGELISILEELGQAVGQGLEELEANVEGDELEGRRQADPPEANEILENVGTVLQKGLEHMQILPNDGEDGEETLAERRGTNLGDRDQGPPDGRRFFLDKLFGNAEKSVLKGNKRSIDEPKPRSRRFLSPEKLEKVVRAGLEALFNDSEEESGKNEREGDEKEQKSNKKSHRSRRNSPPNEENLTGKPLPEQTTPELPADQITDELTPLPVELSNVRVRRNAVRRSV from the exons ATGAAGGTGCTCGGTGTATTTGCCTGCATATGTGTCCTCATTGCTGCTACTTCGGCCCag gAGCCAGATGAGCAGTTGGTTGGAATATTGGAAGAGTCAGATAAAGTGGTGGGGGAAGGACTCGAGGAGTTAGCAACTATCGACGAGGATACAGGAAGAAGGCAAgcg AGAAGTGCTGGTAGGAGGAGTGCCAGAGGACGTAGAGGCATTGGGACTGATTTGTTTGGAAAAAACAATGTAGGAAACATAATTGATAAGTTTGCTCCG GTTCTTACATCTCTAGGTAGTAGTGTTATGGAGGTGGTGGGCGGCCTGCGGTCTATCGTGTCGACTTTTGGAAGCTTTATCCCTCTAAGACGGAGGCAATTACAG GATGAAGGCGAGTTGATCGCTGAATTTGAAAATTTAGGAGACACGGTATCGGAAGTACTCGAGAATATGTTATTAATTGACGATGGAGGGGGCGAGCTTGAAGAAAGGAGGAAAGCG AGAAGTGCTGGTAGGAGGAGTGCCAGAGGTCGTAGAGGCATCGGGACTGATTTGTTTGGAAAAAACGATGTAGGAAACTTAATTGATAAGTTTGCTCCG ATTATGAAAACCCTAGGCAGTAATCTTGTGCACGTGGTGGGCGGCGTGTCGTCTATCGTGTCGTCTATTGGACAATTGATCCCTCTAAGAAGGAGGCAATTACAG GATGACCTGTCTGAAGGCGAGTTGATCTCTATACTGGAAGAGTTGGGACAAGCGGTAGGGCAAGGACTCGAGGAGTTGGAAGCCAACGTTGAAGGAGACGAGCTTGAAGGAAGGAGGCAAGCG GATCCACCTGAAGCGAATGAAATATTGGAAAACGTAGGCACAGTGCTACAAAAAGGACTTGAACATATGCAAATATTACCTAACGATGGCGAAGATGGCGAAGAAACATTAGCCGAGAGACGAGGAACTAACCTCGGAGATCGGGATCAAGGACCACCG GATGGCCGTCGTTTCTTCCTGGACAAGTTATTTGGTAATGCAGAGAAGTCCGTGTTAAag GGTAACAAAAGAAGTATTGACGAACCCAAACCCAGAAGTCGACGTTTTTTATCCCCGGAAAAGCTCGAAAAAGTAGTGAGAGCCGGTTTGGAAGCACTCTTTAATGATTCTGAGGAGGAGTCTGGAAAAAACGAG CGGGAAGGTGACGAAAAGGAACAAAAGTCAAACAAAAAGTCTCATAGATCAAGACGAAACTCG ccgCCGAATGAGGAAAACTTGACAGGCAAACCTTTACCTGAGCAAACGACTCCTGAA ctGCCAGCTGACCAAATCACGGATGAACTCACACCCCTACCGGTCGAACTGTCTAACGTCCGCGTCAGACGAAACGCGGTTAGACGATCAGTATAG
- the LOC123878127 gene encoding uncharacterized protein LOC123878127 isoform X1 translates to MKVLGVFACICVLIAATSAQEPDEQLVGILEESDKVVGEGLEELATIDEDTGRRQARSAGRRSARGRRGIGTDLFGKNNVGNIIDKFAPVLTSLGSSVMEVVGGLRSIVSTFGSFIPLRRRQLQDEGELIAEFENLGDTVSEVLENMLLIDDGGGELEERRKARSAGRRSARGRRGIGTDLFGKNDVGNLIDKFAPIMKTLGSNLVHVVGGVSSIVSSIGQLIPLRRRQLQDDLSEGELISILEELGQAVGQGLEELEANVEGDELEGRRQADPPEANEILENVGTVLQKGLEHMQILPNDGEDGEETLAERRGTNLGDRDQGPPDGRRFFLDKLFGNAEKSVLKGNKRSIDEPKPRSRRFLSPEKLEKVVRAGLEALFNDSEEESGKNETIRVVVENNSKETDEKSNDSKKQREGDEKEQKSNKKSHRSRRNSPPNEENLTGKPLPEQTTPELPADQITDELTPLPVELSNVRVRRNAVRRSV, encoded by the exons ATGAAGGTGCTCGGTGTATTTGCCTGCATATGTGTCCTCATTGCTGCTACTTCGGCCCag gAGCCAGATGAGCAGTTGGTTGGAATATTGGAAGAGTCAGATAAAGTGGTGGGGGAAGGACTCGAGGAGTTAGCAACTATCGACGAGGATACAGGAAGAAGGCAAgcg AGAAGTGCTGGTAGGAGGAGTGCCAGAGGACGTAGAGGCATTGGGACTGATTTGTTTGGAAAAAACAATGTAGGAAACATAATTGATAAGTTTGCTCCG GTTCTTACATCTCTAGGTAGTAGTGTTATGGAGGTGGTGGGCGGCCTGCGGTCTATCGTGTCGACTTTTGGAAGCTTTATCCCTCTAAGACGGAGGCAATTACAG GATGAAGGCGAGTTGATCGCTGAATTTGAAAATTTAGGAGACACGGTATCGGAAGTACTCGAGAATATGTTATTAATTGACGATGGAGGGGGCGAGCTTGAAGAAAGGAGGAAAGCG AGAAGTGCTGGTAGGAGGAGTGCCAGAGGTCGTAGAGGCATCGGGACTGATTTGTTTGGAAAAAACGATGTAGGAAACTTAATTGATAAGTTTGCTCCG ATTATGAAAACCCTAGGCAGTAATCTTGTGCACGTGGTGGGCGGCGTGTCGTCTATCGTGTCGTCTATTGGACAATTGATCCCTCTAAGAAGGAGGCAATTACAG GATGACCTGTCTGAAGGCGAGTTGATCTCTATACTGGAAGAGTTGGGACAAGCGGTAGGGCAAGGACTCGAGGAGTTGGAAGCCAACGTTGAAGGAGACGAGCTTGAAGGAAGGAGGCAAGCG GATCCACCTGAAGCGAATGAAATATTGGAAAACGTAGGCACAGTGCTACAAAAAGGACTTGAACATATGCAAATATTACCTAACGATGGCGAAGATGGCGAAGAAACATTAGCCGAGAGACGAGGAACTAACCTCGGAGATCGGGATCAAGGACCACCG GATGGCCGTCGTTTCTTCCTGGACAAGTTATTTGGTAATGCAGAGAAGTCCGTGTTAAag GGTAACAAAAGAAGTATTGACGAACCCAAACCCAGAAGTCGACGTTTTTTATCCCCGGAAAAGCTCGAAAAAGTAGTGAGAGCCGGTTTGGAAGCACTCTTTAATGATTCTGAGGAGGAGTCTGGAAAAAACGAG acCATCCGCGTTGTCGtcgaaaataattcaaaagagACTGATGAGAAAAGTAACGATAGTAAGAAGcag CGGGAAGGTGACGAAAAGGAACAAAAGTCAAACAAAAAGTCTCATAGATCAAGACGAAACTCG ccgCCGAATGAGGAAAACTTGACAGGCAAACCTTTACCTGAGCAAACGACTCCTGAA ctGCCAGCTGACCAAATCACGGATGAACTCACACCCCTACCGGTCGAACTGTCTAACGTCCGCGTCAGACGAAACGCGGTTAGACGATCAGTATAG